One window of Anaerolineales bacterium genomic DNA carries:
- a CDS encoding sensor histidine kinase → MLSSTVVRVRIPASLDVATYISIGAMSLLAVRGLQSLPAQSALLGLGAICGLLYRFVFRAGRYEKNPVLYFGSQFAVLALMLIAAQGSSVDPINFIFLFIAIHAALVLTRNAAVLWIAAYYFTVSAAMLITHGTEGFFAAAFYLVTYAVSGVFGHILQQAELAREHNQQLVEKLQSTQKKLQELAVVEERNRLARELHDSVKQQVFAISMQLSAARTSLSESDKAYSSITEAERLAQQAGAELTTLINALRPPVLESKSLTDAIKEYVNEWSKQNNMATNLRVGDNLPLNVNEEQAFFRVIQEALSNIARHSRATQVDIELVYEDSHILFCVVDNGMGFNVDNLQKGVGLRSMQERLSQIGAVFQVVGEKGHGTKITAKLRRLE, encoded by the coding sequence ATGCTCAGTTCCACCGTCGTCCGCGTCCGCATCCCTGCCTCGCTGGATGTCGCTACGTATATCAGCATCGGGGCAATGTCGCTGTTGGCTGTGAGAGGATTGCAATCCCTTCCAGCCCAGTCAGCCCTGCTTGGTTTGGGCGCGATATGCGGTTTGTTGTATCGCTTTGTGTTTCGCGCGGGACGCTACGAAAAGAATCCGGTTCTCTATTTCGGGTCGCAATTTGCCGTGCTCGCCCTGATGCTTATTGCCGCGCAGGGCTCTTCAGTTGACCCGATCAATTTCATCTTCCTGTTTATCGCCATCCATGCCGCGCTGGTCCTGACGCGCAACGCTGCCGTTTTATGGATCGCCGCATATTATTTCACGGTCAGTGCGGCAATGTTGATCACCCATGGCACGGAAGGTTTCTTTGCGGCGGCGTTTTACCTTGTAACGTATGCCGTTTCGGGTGTTTTCGGTCACATCCTGCAACAGGCGGAACTGGCACGCGAACACAACCAGCAACTGGTGGAAAAGTTGCAGTCCACGCAGAAGAAGCTGCAGGAACTGGCTGTGGTGGAGGAACGCAACCGCCTCGCCCGCGAACTGCACGACTCGGTGAAGCAACAGGTCTTCGCCATTTCGATGCAATTGAGCGCAGCGCGGACATCGTTGTCCGAATCGGATAAAGCGTATTCATCGATAACCGAAGCCGAACGACTCGCCCAACAGGCAGGCGCAGAGCTGACCACGCTCATCAACGCCTTGCGGCCGCCCGTGTTGGAGAGTAAATCACTGACCGACGCAATCAAGGAATATGTCAACGAATGGTCGAAGCAAAACAATATGGCAACCAATCTCAGGGTGGGCGACAATCTGCCTTTGAATGTCAATGAAGAGCAGGCGTTTTTCCGTGTCATTCAGGAGGCGCTATCGAATATTGCCCGCCACAGCCGAGCTACGCAAGTGGACATTGAGTTGGTTTATGAAGACTCCCATATATTATTTTGTGTTGTGGACAATGGAATGGGATTTAACGTGGATAATTTGCAAAAGGGCGTTGGCCTTAGATCCATGCAAGAGCGGTTGTCTCAAATTGGAGCAGTTTTTCAAGTGGTGGGCGAAAAAGGGCATGGCACAAAAATTACTGCAAAGTTGAGGAGGTTGGAATGA
- a CDS encoding ABC transporter ATP-binding protein produces the protein MHLTIQSLSKQYRRDFWGLRDFDLEVKPGVIGLLGPNGAGKSTLMRMLATITQPSAGTIQWNGVDVVKAPDALRSTLGYLPQDFGVYPNLSALEFLEYIAAIKGLDAKSARRRIEELLVLVNLVHAAKRPLGGYSGGMKQRVGIAQALLNDPQLLIVDEPTVGLDPEERVRFRNLLSDLSGERIIFLSTHIVSDVEATATEIVVINKGRKLQHAAPEKLLQTLEGKVWQWVIPSDALPALKQKHIISGVIRRQDGIQVRAVSEAAPASNAQPVPPSLEDVYLQLVSQNGASQ, from the coding sequence ATGCACCTCACCATCCAATCCCTCTCCAAACAATACCGCCGCGACTTCTGGGGTCTGCGCGATTTTGACCTCGAAGTGAAGCCCGGCGTCATCGGCTTGCTGGGACCGAACGGCGCGGGCAAATCCACGCTCATGCGCATGCTTGCCACCATCACCCAGCCCAGCGCAGGGACGATCCAGTGGAACGGCGTGGACGTGGTCAAAGCGCCCGACGCACTGCGTTCCACGCTCGGCTACCTGCCGCAGGATTTCGGCGTCTATCCCAATTTAAGCGCGCTGGAATTTCTCGAATACATCGCCGCCATCAAAGGCTTGGACGCCAAGTCCGCGCGCCGCCGCATCGAAGAATTGCTCGTGCTGGTCAACCTCGTCCACGCCGCGAAGCGACCGCTGGGCGGCTATTCGGGCGGGATGAAGCAGCGCGTCGGCATCGCCCAGGCATTGCTCAACGATCCGCAACTGCTCATCGTGGACGAACCGACGGTGGGACTCGACCCCGAAGAGCGCGTACGCTTCCGCAACCTGCTCTCCGACCTTTCGGGCGAGCGCATCATCTTCCTCTCCACGCACATCGTCTCGGACGTGGAAGCGACCGCCACCGAGATCGTCGTCATCAACAAAGGACGCAAACTCCAGCACGCCGCGCCTGAAAAATTATTGCAGACTCTTGAAGGGAAAGTCTGGCAGTGGGTCATTCCCTCCGATGCCCTGCCCGCGCTCAAGCAGAAACACATCATCAGCGGAGTCATCCGCCGTCAGGATGGGATTCAGGTTCGGGCGGTGAGTGAAGCGGCTCCCGCGTCCAACGCCCAGCCCGTCCCGCCGAGTCTCGAAGATGTGTATCTCCAACTCGTTTCGCAAAATGGAGCGTCGCAATGA
- a CDS encoding phenylalanine--tRNA ligase subunit beta: MKVPISWLKDFIDLDGLSIEDIARKLTLAGLEVDEILYVGLPMPVYKEDEKHEFKTGGIGWDKEKIVVAEIRQVNPHPNADKLTLLDLFDGEKEQVVLTGAPNIFDLRGKGKLHKPIKVAYAKESATIYDGHAEGLVLMTLKRAKIRGVDSYSMVCSEKELGISGEHEGIILLDDDAPVGMPLADYMGDAVLDISILPNMGRNANVVGVARELAAMLGRELKKPQTKLNVSGQSVRELVEIEIAEPELNPRFVVGLIRNVELKPSPYQIQRRLKLAGVRPINNVVDATNYAMIEYGEPLHAFDYDVLKKRAGDKKIKINTRTAKDGEKLKTLDGNERALTSNNVLVCDEKGSLSLAGVMGGEESEVNDKTRNVLLEGAAWNFINIRRTAKQHNLPSEASFRFSRGVHPAMAEGGVLLGLKYMAEWSGGAVAPDLVDVYPLPPKDVVVDITVRDIHRWLGIDLTLERAAELLSRLEFKCEVKGEILRVTAPDHRMDIGEGIVGMADVLEEVARSYGYDNIPTTNMADALPPQVGNPIHEWEEALRDLLVALGLQEVVTYRMTTPEKESRIVKYDEYVRIANPITLEKNVLRRSLIASVFDSLEKNIRYNEAFSFFEIGPIFEPVKNDLPREPRRLVIVMTGFRDATAWDVKEPATLDFFDMKGRIELMLGGLRLTNVSYTATESHAYLHPGKAAEVKIGGKAIGAFGELHPVVKEQYELGDLPVLVAEFDLDAIRSIPLAYEIKPIPETPPIYEDIALIVDESVKAETIESLIRQTGGRSVTGVRLFDLYRGDQVGAGKKSLAYALTYQAEDKTMTDAEAAAIRNKIVKRLEKEVGAKLRN, encoded by the coding sequence ATGAAAGTACCTATTTCTTGGTTAAAAGATTTCATTGATTTGGATGGCTTGTCTATTGAAGATATAGCCCGCAAATTAACTTTGGCGGGTCTGGAAGTGGATGAGATTCTCTACGTCGGCTTGCCGATGCCTGTTTATAAGGAAGACGAGAAACACGAATTCAAAACGGGTGGCATCGGCTGGGACAAGGAAAAGATCGTCGTCGCGGAGATCCGCCAGGTGAACCCGCATCCCAACGCGGACAAACTGACCCTGCTCGATCTTTTCGACGGGGAGAAGGAGCAGGTCGTTTTGACAGGCGCGCCGAACATCTTCGACCTGAGAGGGAAGGGCAAATTGCACAAGCCGATCAAGGTTGCCTACGCCAAAGAGAGCGCGACCATCTACGACGGTCACGCCGAAGGACTGGTGTTGATGACGCTCAAGCGCGCCAAGATTCGCGGGGTCGATTCCTATTCGATGGTCTGCTCCGAGAAGGAACTGGGCATCAGCGGTGAGCACGAAGGCATCATTCTGCTGGACGACGATGCGCCCGTGGGCATGCCGCTCGCCGATTACATGGGCGATGCCGTGCTGGATATTTCCATCCTGCCGAACATGGGGCGGAACGCGAACGTGGTCGGTGTGGCGCGCGAACTGGCGGCGATGCTTGGGCGTGAGCTGAAGAAGCCCCAGACGAAATTGAACGTCAGCGGACAATCCGTCAGGGAACTGGTCGAGATCGAGATCGCCGAGCCCGAACTCAACCCGCGCTTTGTGGTCGGTCTGATTCGCAATGTGGAACTCAAGCCTAGCCCATATCAAATCCAGCGGCGACTCAAACTCGCAGGTGTGCGTCCCATCAACAACGTGGTGGATGCCACCAACTACGCCATGATCGAATACGGCGAACCCTTGCATGCCTTCGATTATGATGTTTTGAAGAAGCGTGCTGGCGACAAGAAAATTAAGATCAACACCCGCACCGCCAAGGATGGCGAGAAACTCAAAACGCTCGACGGCAACGAGCGCGCGTTGACTTCGAATAATGTGCTTGTCTGCGATGAGAAGGGATCGCTCTCGCTGGCAGGTGTGATGGGCGGCGAAGAATCCGAAGTGAACGATAAAACAAGGAACGTCCTGCTCGAAGGCGCGGCGTGGAACTTCATTAATATCCGCCGCACGGCTAAACAACATAATCTTCCCTCGGAAGCGTCGTTTCGTTTCTCCCGCGGTGTGCATCCCGCCATGGCGGAAGGCGGCGTCCTCCTCGGTTTGAAATACATGGCGGAATGGTCCGGCGGCGCGGTCGCCCCCGACCTCGTCGATGTGTATCCGCTCCCGCCGAAAGATGTAGTGGTTGACATCACTGTCCGCGATATTCATCGCTGGCTTGGCATCGATCTCACGCTCGAAAGGGCAGCCGAGCTTCTCTCGCGCCTCGAATTCAAATGCGAGGTTAAGGGCGAAATTTTGCGAGTCACCGCGCCGGATCATCGCATGGATATCGGCGAAGGCATCGTCGGCATGGCGGATGTGCTCGAAGAAGTGGCGCGCAGTTACGGCTACGATAATATCCCGACCACAAACATGGCAGATGCGCTCCCGCCGCAAGTCGGCAATCCCATCCACGAATGGGAGGAAGCGCTGCGCGACCTGCTCGTCGCGCTTGGTTTGCAGGAAGTTGTCACCTACCGAATGACCACGCCGGAAAAAGAATCCCGCATCGTAAAGTATGACGAATACGTCCGCATCGCGAATCCCATCACGCTCGAGAAAAACGTCCTGCGCCGCAGCCTGATCGCCTCCGTGTTCGACTCGCTCGAAAAGAACATCCGTTACAACGAAGCCTTCTCCTTCTTCGAGATCGGACCCATCTTCGAACCCGTTAAGAACGACCTGCCGCGCGAACCGCGCAGGCTGGTCATTGTGATGACGGGCTTCCGGGATGCGACAGCATGGGATGTAAAGGAACCGGCGACACTGGACTTCTTCGACATGAAGGGCCGCATCGAACTCATGTTGGGCGGTCTGCGCCTCACGAACGTTTCCTACACTGCGACCGAATCCCATGCCTACCTTCACCCTGGCAAAGCCGCCGAAGTCAAAATTGGCGGCAAGGCCATCGGCGCGTTCGGCGAACTGCATCCGGTGGTAAAGGAACAATACGAGTTGGGCGATTTACCCGTGCTGGTTGCCGAGTTCGACCTCGATGCAATACGCTCCATCCCGCTGGCATACGAGATCAAGCCGATTCCCGAAACTCCGCCCATTTATGAAGATATCGCCCTCATCGTGGATGAATCAGTGAAGGCAGAGACCATCGAATCATTGATCCGGCAAACGGGAGGGAGAAGCGTGACAGGCGTCCGCCTGTTCGACCTCTATCGCGGAGACCAGGTCGGCGCGGGCAAAAAATCCCTCGCTTATGCATTAACCTATCAAGCCGAAGACAAGACCATGACCGATGCTGAAGCCGCGGCGATTCGCAACAAGATCGTCAAGAGGCTGGAAAAGGAAGTTGGCGCGAAACTGCGAAATTAA
- a CDS encoding CPBP family intramembrane metalloprotease, producing MNLTTAFLKRHSLIIGLVLMFVYTWTIDLSNSGVMPFEVPFPIYITLGWGFIFASLLMTWLTLGRDEMIRLFKRFLLWRVGWRWFLAALLLEPFCIIAGVYLNAALARIPPDFSEAMAYQIFGASASPLVFFPVFFLFDLITNGEEMGWRGYVLPRLQSKYNALTSTLILGAIWAFWHLPKYITHFNATAFGWAALHFLAFAVIQTWLYNNTRGSLLIVAVSHAISNAVGVFMPMANTVSSGNMGAYIFYVLFEALAAIVITVVAGPARLSRTEEKQVQV from the coding sequence ATGAATTTGACGACTGCCTTTTTGAAGCGTCACTCGCTGATTATCGGTCTCGTCCTGATGTTCGTTTACACGTGGACGATCGACCTCTCGAACTCGGGCGTCATGCCGTTCGAAGTTCCCTTCCCGATCTATATCACTCTCGGCTGGGGATTCATCTTCGCATCCCTCTTGATGACGTGGCTGACCCTCGGCAGGGATGAAATGATCAGGTTATTCAAACGCTTCCTCCTTTGGCGCGTCGGCTGGAGGTGGTTCCTTGCGGCGCTCCTGCTCGAGCCTTTCTGCATTATCGCGGGAGTTTATCTCAATGCCGCATTGGCTCGAATTCCCCCCGATTTCAGCGAGGCGATGGCGTATCAAATCTTCGGCGCGTCCGCCTCCCCGCTGGTCTTTTTCCCTGTCTTCTTTCTCTTTGACCTCATCACCAATGGGGAGGAAATGGGCTGGCGAGGATACGTCCTGCCGCGCTTGCAGTCAAAATATAACGCCCTGACCTCCACGCTGATCCTCGGCGCGATCTGGGCGTTTTGGCACCTGCCGAAGTACATCACCCATTTCAACGCAACCGCCTTTGGCTGGGCGGCGCTTCATTTCCTCGCGTTTGCCGTTATCCAGACCTGGCTATATAACAACACGCGAGGAAGCTTATTAATCGTCGCTGTCAGTCATGCAATCTCGAATGCAGTCGGCGTGTTCATGCCGATGGCGAACACTGTATCGAGCGGGAATATGGGCGCATATATCTTCTACGTTTTGTTCGAAGCCCTCGCGGCAATTGTCATAACCGTCGTTGCAGGTCCTGCGCGGCTCTCGCGCACGGAAGAAAAACAGGTGCAGGTGTGA
- a CDS encoding helix-turn-helix transcriptional regulator, with protein sequence MSHIRTLFRSDLMRVFDYRCTGHDGRDEIPQGHEIALSRAGAFQRKDAHGTFLADPNHILFYNKGEPYDISHPVGGGDATTVFIFAPSLLVELMRTYNPDVENNPSRLFHRSHITIPTQLQVLQYRLLQARGHDDPLEIEERILAAVSGVIHALYQGRSIKRRNSSSHTLRAHLEQVQAVKTFLNARIHSSLQLERIASAVYLSPYHLCRIFKQNTGMTLHLYVKRLRLFNAAEKMLENPRSRLDLLALEYGFSNHGNFSTAFRQTFGMNPSELRGAQLQQMSKNLKA encoded by the coding sequence ATGTCTCACATTCGAACCTTGTTCCGAAGCGATCTTATGCGTGTCTTCGATTATCGCTGCACGGGTCACGACGGCCGGGATGAGATTCCGCAGGGACATGAGATCGCCCTCTCCCGCGCGGGAGCGTTTCAACGCAAGGATGCGCACGGCACCTTCCTTGCCGACCCGAACCATATCCTGTTTTACAATAAAGGCGAGCCGTACGATATCAGTCATCCGGTCGGCGGCGGGGACGCCACGACGGTCTTTATCTTCGCGCCTTCGTTGCTGGTCGAATTGATGCGAACTTACAACCCTGATGTCGAGAACAACCCCAGCAGGCTATTCCACCGCAGCCATATCACCATCCCCACCCAACTTCAAGTATTGCAATACCGGCTTTTGCAGGCGCGCGGCCACGACGATCCGCTCGAAATTGAGGAAAGAATTCTCGCCGCTGTGAGCGGCGTCATCCACGCTTTGTATCAGGGTCGATCCATAAAGCGGAGAAACTCTTCATCACACACATTGCGGGCGCACCTCGAACAGGTGCAGGCGGTAAAGACTTTTCTCAACGCGCGTATCCATTCTTCCCTGCAACTTGAACGGATAGCATCTGCTGTTTATCTTTCCCCCTACCACCTCTGCCGTATTTTCAAACAGAACACGGGTATGACCCTTCATCTTTACGTCAAGCGATTGCGCCTTTTCAATGCTGCCGAAAAAATGCTCGAAAATCCAAGATCGCGCCTCGACCTGCTTGCGCTTGAATACGGATTCTCGAATCACGGTAACTTTTCCACGGCATTCCGACAGACTTTCGGGATGAATCCCTCCGAACTTCGCGGCGCGCAACTCCAGCAGATGAGCAAGAATTTAAAAGCCTGA
- a CDS encoding response regulator transcription factor: MNESISVLLVDDHAVVRQGVKTFLETQPDITVVGEAGSGEEAIRLAAQSIPDVILMDLIMPDMDGVETTRRVKQISPRSQIVFLTSYHEDEHIFPALKAGALSYILKDVSAEELASAVRKAAEGEAVLHPRVAARVIKELQGRREGTLNPFTELSERELEVLKLIADGMSNAGIASQLVLSEKTVKGHVSNILGKLHLADRTQAAVYAWREGVVRKE, translated from the coding sequence ATGAACGAATCGATTTCGGTCCTACTGGTGGATGACCATGCGGTGGTGCGTCAGGGTGTGAAAACGTTTTTGGAAACGCAACCCGATATAACCGTTGTGGGCGAGGCGGGTTCGGGCGAAGAGGCGATCAGACTTGCAGCGCAGTCAATCCCCGATGTGATTCTCATGGACCTTATCATGCCCGATATGGATGGGGTCGAGACGACGCGCCGCGTCAAGCAAATAAGTCCGCGTTCGCAAATCGTTTTTCTCACTTCATATCATGAAGATGAACATATCTTTCCTGCCTTGAAGGCGGGCGCGCTGTCTTATATTCTCAAGGATGTCAGCGCGGAGGAATTGGCGTCGGCGGTGAGGAAAGCCGCGGAGGGCGAGGCGGTTCTTCATCCGCGTGTGGCGGCGCGCGTTATCAAGGAATTGCAGGGCAGGCGCGAAGGCACGTTGAATCCATTCACCGAATTGAGCGAACGCGAGTTGGAAGTCTTGAAGTTGATTGCGGATGGGATGTCCAATGCGGGAATTGCGTCGCAGCTCGTGTTGAGCGAAAAAACCGTGAAGGGACACGTGAGCAATATTTTGGGCAAACTGCATCTCGCGGACCGAACCCAGGCGGCCGTGTATGCCTGGCGTGAGGGGGTCGTCCGAAAAGAATAG
- a CDS encoding nuclear transport factor 2 family protein: protein MSPINGLTRMQFQRWMESYCRASAENDPQASTALFASDARYYENPFDEPITGRDAIHRYWKKGAQTLKDKESNFEILSVKGTCGIARWKSKFTVIESGKRLALDCLFVVEFDDEGLCRIFREWWHIQERNDG, encoded by the coding sequence ATGAGCCCCATAAACGGATTGACTCGCATGCAATTCCAGCGATGGATGGAATCCTATTGCCGCGCCAGCGCAGAGAACGATCCGCAAGCCTCCACCGCTCTCTTCGCTTCGGACGCCCGTTATTACGAAAATCCATTCGATGAACCCATTACGGGACGCGACGCGATCCATCGCTATTGGAAAAAAGGCGCACAAACCCTGAAAGATAAAGAATCCAACTTTGAAATCCTTTCTGTAAAGGGAACCTGCGGCATCGCGCGCTGGAAATCGAAGTTCACCGTCATCGAATCGGGCAAACGTCTCGCGCTGGATTGCCTTTTCGTCGTTGAGTTCGATGATGAAGGGCTGTGTCGGATATTCCGCGAGTGGTGGCACATTCAAGAAAGAAACGATGGGTGA
- a CDS encoding MFS transporter, with product MTQLQLTSYRDILRNKNFLTFWSGFTLSSLGDSLTRVALTWYVFEETKSAQALGILAIAYTAPILIGGFIAGTLIDRFSARKVMIWDNLIRGFAFFIIPVLHMLDLLEVTHIYIFAAIYGSLMMISLAGGPTLIPSIVKEEQLETANAMETLIYTLSGVIGLPLAGFLVEWIGIANVVVIDAISYIVFALALARISVAEAGHHSAEKQTTSFSVMDAARLMVVNKVILSTTLMFMAANIGLGVMTVYLPLVSDQIAPDSSSMYGTLLGFMALGEVISSSLAGTLVTRTTLGLRIAFAQVLSGLSIAFLLAGSAFWAAGAGLFLLGFFSAPLTIWAQTLRMQVIPTELRGRTFALLRTIMQGATPIGGALGGFLFPLAGLPMMIAISLLVIGLPGLAGLQVRELREAG from the coding sequence ATGACACAACTTCAACTCACCTCCTACCGCGATATTCTGCGGAACAAAAATTTCCTTACCTTCTGGTCGGGATTCACGCTTTCCTCTCTCGGCGATTCGCTCACCCGTGTTGCGCTGACATGGTACGTCTTTGAAGAGACCAAATCCGCGCAGGCGTTGGGCATCCTCGCCATCGCATATACCGCCCCGATCCTTATCGGCGGGTTCATTGCCGGTACTCTGATCGACCGCTTCTCCGCACGCAAGGTCATGATCTGGGATAACTTGATCCGCGGTTTCGCCTTTTTCATTATTCCCGTCCTTCACATGTTGGATTTGTTGGAAGTCACTCATATCTACATCTTTGCCGCAATCTATGGAAGCCTGATGATGATCTCGCTGGCAGGCGGCCCGACCTTGATTCCCTCCATTGTCAAGGAGGAACAATTGGAAACAGCCAACGCCATGGAGACGTTGATCTACACGTTGAGCGGGGTGATCGGCTTGCCGCTTGCCGGGTTCCTTGTCGAGTGGATCGGGATCGCCAATGTGGTGGTCATCGACGCGATTTCGTACATCGTTTTTGCGCTGGCGCTAGCGCGCATCTCTGTGGCGGAAGCGGGTCATCATTCTGCCGAAAAACAGACCACGTCGTTCAGTGTGATGGACGCGGCTCGTTTGATGGTCGTGAACAAGGTGATTCTCTCCACCACGCTCATGTTCATGGCGGCGAACATCGGGCTTGGCGTGATGACGGTTTACCTGCCTCTCGTTTCAGATCAGATCGCGCCGGACAGTTCAAGTATGTACGGGACCTTGCTGGGATTCATGGCGCTTGGGGAGGTCATCAGTTCATCGCTGGCGGGCACGCTTGTGACAAGGACGACGTTGGGCCTGCGGATCGCCTTTGCACAGGTTCTCTCCGGATTAAGCATCGCCTTTTTGCTGGCGGGATCCGCATTCTGGGCGGCGGGAGCCGGACTTTTCCTCCTCGGTTTTTTCAGCGCGCCTCTCACCATTTGGGCGCAGACACTTCGGATGCAAGTCATCCCAACCGAGTTGCGCGGCAGGACGTTTGCGTTATTGCGCACTATCATGCAAGGCGCGACACCCATCGGCGGTGCGCTGGGAGGATTTTTATTCCCGCTCGCAGGATTGCCCATGATGATCGCCATTTCCCTGTTGGTGATCGGTCTGCCCGGCTTGGCGGGTTTGCAGGTGCGTGAGTTAAGAGAAGCGGGTTGA
- the pheS gene encoding phenylalanine--tRNA ligase subunit alpha, which yields MQDKLSEIEKAALKSLESVNDPSALEAWRVANLGRSSALMDVFSGLGKLSKEERPVIGAAANRVKAALESALEERSRLVKAVALARSLEEDHIDVTLPGRRKHVGRLHPSTQQLRRVLDILAEMGFQVFTSREVETDEYNFQLLNFPPHHPARDMQDTLFIEAEGRGDNPIIMRTHTSPGQIHAMRQFAATNPQDPPPIRIALPGMCFRYEQITVRSEVQFNQVEGLAVGKNITFADLKGTLTDFVRRMFGEGTRLRFRASYFPFTEPSAEVDVECFVCGGKGCQVCKNSGWLEILGCGMVHPVVLQNGGYDPRVYSGYAWGMGPERQLMLRHKVSDIRYFWGNDVRFLEQF from the coding sequence ATGCAGGATAAACTAAGTGAGATCGAAAAAGCGGCGCTCAAGTCATTGGAGTCCGTGAATGATCCGTCTGCGCTGGAAGCGTGGCGTGTGGCGAATCTTGGACGCAGTTCGGCGTTGATGGATGTTTTTTCCGGGCTGGGCAAACTTTCGAAAGAGGAGCGGCCCGTGATCGGCGCAGCCGCGAACCGTGTGAAGGCGGCGTTGGAGTCTGCATTGGAGGAACGCTCCAGGCTGGTCAAGGCTGTCGCGTTGGCAAGGTCGCTGGAAGAAGACCATATCGACGTAACGCTGCCCGGCCGCAGGAAACATGTCGGGCGTCTGCACCCTTCCACGCAGCAGCTTCGCCGCGTTCTGGACATTCTGGCTGAGATGGGTTTCCAGGTCTTTACTTCGCGGGAAGTGGAGACGGACGAATACAACTTCCAGTTATTGAACTTCCCGCCGCACCATCCTGCGCGCGACATGCAAGATACACTGTTCATTGAAGCAGAAGGGCGCGGAGACAATCCGATCATCATGCGCACCCATACCTCGCCGGGCCAGATTCATGCCATGAGGCAGTTTGCCGCGACGAATCCGCAAGACCCACCACCGATCCGCATTGCTTTGCCGGGAATGTGCTTCCGCTACGAACAGATCACGGTGCGCTCGGAGGTGCAGTTCAATCAGGTGGAGGGTCTCGCCGTTGGAAAGAACATCACCTTCGCGGACCTGAAGGGCACGCTGACCGATTTTGTCCGACGCATGTTTGGCGAAGGAACAAGGCTGCGGTTCCGCGCCTCATACTTCCCGTTTACGGAACCAAGCGCCGAAGTGGATGTGGAATGTTTCGTCTGCGGCGGGAAGGGCTGCCAGGTCTGCAAGAATTCCGGCTGGCTGGAAATCCTCGGGTGCGGCATGGTGCATCCCGTTGTTCTGCAAAACGGCGGCTACGACCCGAGGGTCTACTCCGGCTATGCCTGGGGCATGGGACCCGAACGCCAGCTGATGCTGCGGCACAAAGTCAGCGACATCCGTTATTTTTGGGGTAACGATGTCAGGTTTTTGGAGCAATTCTAG
- a CDS encoding CPBP family intramembrane metalloprotease: MNTKRTFLQTYELPLFLLLAYTLSWSSAPFANGGLLPHGPALAAVIVIWLTSDRAGLREYWKRLTNFRAGWWYFAGPAIILAYLLAAFVASLLLGAKAVNPFPFPTTGTLIMLLLMGGQWEEPGWTGYALVKLQERFAPHSYGTLAAALLTGFFRSIWHLPLVLYGGIAWYDAAFFSFAFQFIIAWLYHKSGKSVPAVMVFHLASNLLTGNMMLQAFTGGAREMYYILFVVSACLAALMIIWQSKFKLGYAP, translated from the coding sequence ATGAACACCAAAAGAACCTTCCTTCAAACGTACGAACTTCCATTGTTCCTTTTGCTGGCATACACCCTGAGTTGGTCGTCCGCACCATTTGCGAATGGTGGTTTGCTTCCTCACGGTCCGGCGCTCGCCGCGGTCATCGTCATTTGGCTGACTTCGGACAGGGCAGGCTTGCGCGAGTATTGGAAGCGGTTGACAAACTTCCGCGCGGGCTGGTGGTATTTCGCCGGTCCCGCGATCATCCTCGCGTATCTGCTGGCAGCCTTCGTCGCCAGCCTTCTGTTAGGCGCGAAGGCGGTGAATCCGTTTCCGTTTCCCACGACCGGCACGCTCATCATGCTCCTATTGATGGGCGGACAATGGGAAGAACCGGGTTGGACGGGTTACGCGCTCGTGAAATTACAGGAACGCTTTGCGCCTCATTCCTACGGGACGCTTGCCGCTGCGCTCCTGACCGGATTCTTCCGTTCGATCTGGCACCTGCCATTGGTGCTTTACGGCGGTATCGCCTGGTACGATGCGGCGTTCTTTAGTTTCGCGTTTCAATTCATCATTGCCTGGCTTTATCATAAATCGGGCAAAAGCGTCCCCGCCGTCATGGTCTTCCATCTTGCCTCCAACCTCCTGACGGGCAACATGATGCTTCAGGCGTTCACAGGCGGGGCGCGTGAAATGTACTACATCCTCTTTGTCGTCTCCGCCTGTCTCGCCGCGCTGATGATCATCTGGCAATCGAAATTCAAACTGGGATATGCGCCATGA